A single region of the Paenibacillus sp. genome encodes:
- a CDS encoding class I SAM-dependent methyltransferase translates to MGFLSVLSFAHAIVRDRVRPGDIAVDATMGNGHDTLFLAGLAGDGGHVYAFDIQETALANTAERLASSGIPSSRYTLLLSDHAEMAQRLPAAAVGGVAAVMFNLGYLPGADHSVITRTPSTLRALDAALAVLRPGGAATVVVYPGHAGGADEAAAVEAWAAALDPSRYQAMVYRFVNQRNAPPYVIAVEKRKSSFIIHTSNKGERNDV, encoded by the coding sequence GTATTGTCGTTCGCGCATGCGATTGTACGCGATCGCGTGCGGCCCGGCGACATCGCGGTCGACGCGACGATGGGCAACGGGCACGATACGTTGTTTTTGGCGGGGCTCGCGGGAGACGGCGGCCATGTGTACGCCTTCGACATTCAAGAGACAGCGCTCGCGAATACCGCGGAGCGGTTGGCGTCGTCCGGCATCCCGTCGTCTCGGTACACGCTGCTGCTGAGCGACCATGCCGAGATGGCTCAGCGATTGCCCGCCGCCGCCGTCGGCGGGGTCGCCGCCGTCATGTTCAATCTCGGGTATTTGCCGGGCGCGGATCATAGCGTCATCACGCGGACGCCTTCGACGCTTCGGGCGCTGGACGCGGCGCTCGCCGTCCTTCGCCCCGGCGGGGCCGCGACGGTCGTCGTGTACCCGGGCCACGCGGGCGGCGCCGACGAGGCGGCCGCCGTCGAGGCGTGGGCCGCGGCGCTCGATCCCTCGCGTTATCAAGCGATGGTATACCGGTTTGTGAACCAGCGCAACGCGCCGCCGTACGTTATCGCCGTGGAGAAAAGGAAATCATCCTTCATCATACATACATCAAATAAGGGAGAGAGAAACGATGTCTGA